One Rossellomorea marisflavi genomic region harbors:
- a CDS encoding recombinase family protein: MRKIGYVRVSSTSQNPSRQFQQLSEFGMDIIYEEKVSGATKEREQLQKMLEDLQDGDTIYVTDLTRITRSTQDLFELIDYIRRKKASLKSLKDTWLDLSEDNPYSQFLITVMAGVNQLERDLIRMRQREGIELAKKEGKFKGRIKKYHKNHAGMNYAVKLYKEGNMTVNQICEITNVSRASLYRKLSEENK; the protein is encoded by the coding sequence TTGCGGAAAATTGGTTATGTACGTGTCAGTTCAACTAGTCAAAACCCTTCAAGACAATTTCAGCAGCTAAGCGAATTCGGAATGGATATTATATACGAAGAAAAAGTTTCTGGGGCAACGAAGGAACGTGAGCAACTTCAAAAAATGTTAGAGGACTTACAAGATGGTGACACCATTTATGTTACAGATTTAACTCGAATTACTCGTAGTACACAAGATTTATTTGAATTGATCGATTACATACGAAGGAAAAAAGCCAGCTTAAAATCACTCAAGGATACATGGCTAGATTTATCAGAGGATAATCCATACAGCCAATTCTTAATTACAGTAATGGCTGGTGTTAACCAGTTAGAGAGAGATCTTATCCGTATGCGTCAACGTGAAGGGATTGAGCTGGCTAAGAAAGAAGGAAAGTTTAAAGGTCGGATAAAGAAATATCATAAAAATCATGCGGGAATGAATTATGCAGTAAAGCTATATAAAGAAGGAAATATGACTGTAAATCAAATTTGTGAAATTACAAATGTGTCTAGGGCTTCATTATATAGAAAGCTATCGGAAGAGAACAAATAG
- a CDS encoding DUF2325 domain-containing protein, translated as MKKSTIAIIGGTQDLTFKKIGKKHGCNVIHHNGKLRGNGGNAKAFRTLMKKADCVVVCLDACGHITMDIVKELAKGMDKKIDYISGYGATSAVLAGVQLLDDMNSAA; from the coding sequence TTGAAAAAGTCTACAATTGCAATTATTGGTGGTACCCAGGATCTGACATTTAAAAAAATTGGTAAGAAACATGGGTGTAATGTTATTCATCACAATGGGAAGCTTCGCGGTAATGGTGGAAATGCAAAAGCTTTTCGAACACTTATGAAAAAGGCAGATTGTGTTGTTGTATGTTTAGATGCTTGTGGCCACATTACAATGGACATTGTTAAAGAGCTTGCTAAAGGAATGGATAAAAAGATTGATTATATAAGTGGATATGGAGCCACGAGTGCAGTCTTAGCTGGAGTTCAATTATTGGATGACATGAACTCTGCTGCTTAA
- a CDS encoding response regulator transcription factor, producing MDVLKLVQEAYKISKFIVLTIQKDVDHLKAFLQNNVSGIVDKSSQSKDLIRAINQVKNNKIYISQNLAESILEEVSSSYEELAPKFMKKPDLTKREWEILELLSRGFTNAQIAKELFITQGTAAVHISKLQKKLNVSNRVSAVMKAVSNRWIDQAVYEEDFKL from the coding sequence ATGGACGTTTTAAAGCTTGTGCAAGAAGCGTATAAAATAAGCAAGTTTATCGTGCTTACAATTCAGAAAGACGTAGATCATCTAAAAGCATTTTTACAAAATAATGTAAGCGGTATTGTAGATAAATCCAGCCAATCTAAAGATTTAATTCGTGCAATAAACCAGGTTAAAAATAACAAGATATATATAAGCCAGAACCTTGCAGAGAGCATCTTAGAAGAAGTGAGCAGTTCTTACGAAGAACTTGCACCTAAATTTATGAAAAAACCAGATTTAACAAAGAGAGAGTGGGAAATTTTAGAACTCCTTTCAAGAGGATTTACAAATGCTCAGATAGCAAAAGAGCTTTTTATTACACAAGGAACTGCTGCAGTGCATATTTCAAAGCTACAAAAAAAACTTAATGTCTCTAATCGCGTATCTGCAGTAATGAAAGCTGTCTCTAATAGGTGGATTGACCAAGCAGTCTACGAAGAAGATTTTAAATTATAA
- a CDS encoding helicase-related protein → MEIISKSYLLPLKGGNTAQGNSLGSLASVSKKIIAGTGTLFGGKAEDIYYLLWRLFPKSMVDSGYQYSEVRRFNEEYGNIEKTTYEREETSENSNTNSRGGNKTSEKVLPGISSFIYGRYMVSNVVNVKLLDVWPDPVDLIDTPTIFVDMDEELSDSYQEMVRTFEHNIHTLEDGHKLYLPMTDYGIAYPDNPFTFPDATMKGEDGRTLIWRAKHLDPSRLLPKEKKLQEIIESEMAEGRKSIVYVRDTGSSRPGRDLRPRLQKILESVGAKVCILDTGTTSTDSRSEWLKKKIDKEDYDVCIVSQELVKVGLDLLCTPTLIYYQFSWSLFTINQSSRRSFRIGQTEECRLFYLAYQDTFQETMATLIAMKNRATAAINGELSSDGLSAMLGDDGDLQSLLIESVKKGNKVLKGSAEEWVHQTSDKARQILANIGKKRVPSLSEQYISWTRQNIKTEATKNVMLRKKNQIIKSIERGQIQGFTYVDGVLSVDFIEAFGFEHIPDGEILSHLVSVELKRAQSINPTEYFAPIIEVKKTSIKQKKRASADGQLAFELF, encoded by the coding sequence ATGGAGATCATCTCAAAGTCTTACCTATTGCCATTAAAGGGCGGTAATACAGCTCAAGGCAACTCTTTAGGAAGTTTAGCCTCAGTATCTAAGAAAATTATTGCTGGTACTGGAACACTGTTTGGAGGAAAAGCAGAGGATATTTATTACCTACTGTGGAGGTTATTCCCCAAATCAATGGTTGATTCCGGCTATCAATACTCCGAAGTGCGAAGGTTTAATGAAGAGTATGGAAATATTGAAAAGACAACATATGAGAGAGAAGAGACAAGTGAGAATAGCAACACAAATTCTCGCGGTGGAAATAAAACATCTGAAAAGGTATTACCAGGTATCAGTAGTTTTATTTACGGAAGATATATGGTTAGTAATGTCGTTAACGTAAAACTTTTAGATGTATGGCCAGATCCAGTAGACCTGATTGATACTCCCACCATATTTGTTGATATGGATGAAGAACTATCGGATTCATACCAAGAAATGGTTCGTACTTTCGAGCACAATATTCACACATTGGAAGATGGTCATAAGCTTTACCTGCCAATGACTGATTATGGTATTGCGTATCCAGATAATCCATTCACATTCCCTGATGCGACTATGAAAGGTGAGGATGGGAGAACTTTAATCTGGAGAGCTAAACATTTAGATCCCTCCCGCTTGTTACCAAAAGAAAAAAAACTTCAGGAAATTATTGAAAGTGAAATGGCAGAAGGAAGGAAATCAATCGTTTATGTGCGAGATACCGGCTCATCCAGACCAGGTAGAGATTTACGTCCAAGGTTGCAGAAAATTTTGGAGTCTGTTGGAGCTAAGGTATGTATCTTAGATACAGGGACGACTTCAACTGACAGCCGCTCTGAGTGGTTAAAAAAGAAAATCGATAAAGAGGATTACGACGTTTGCATTGTCTCACAAGAGCTCGTCAAAGTAGGACTTGACCTATTATGTACACCTACCCTCATATACTATCAATTTTCTTGGAGTCTCTTTACTATTAATCAATCAAGTAGACGGTCCTTTAGAATTGGCCAAACAGAGGAATGCCGCCTTTTTTATCTCGCTTATCAAGATACATTCCAGGAAACCATGGCTACACTTATTGCGATGAAAAACAGAGCAACTGCAGCAATAAACGGAGAATTATCATCAGATGGGTTATCTGCGATGTTAGGTGATGATGGAGACTTACAGTCATTACTAATTGAAAGTGTAAAGAAAGGTAATAAAGTCTTAAAAGGATCGGCAGAAGAATGGGTTCACCAGACTTCCGATAAAGCTCGGCAAATCTTAGCTAACATAGGGAAGAAAAGGGTCCCATCACTGTCTGAACAATATATATCCTGGACAAGACAAAATATAAAAACAGAAGCAACTAAGAACGTGATGTTAAGAAAGAAAAATCAAATTATAAAGAGTATTGAAAGAGGACAGATACAAGGTTTCACCTATGTAGATGGCGTCCTTTCCGTTGACTTTATTGAGGCTTTTGGATTTGAACACATCCCGGATGGAGAAATACTTTCCCATTTAGTGAGTGTTGAGTTAAAAAGAGCTCAATCAATAAACCCTACGGAATATTTTGCTCCTATTATTGAAGTGAAAAAGACTTCAATCAAGCAAAAGAAGCGCGCATCTGCTGATGGACAATTGGCCTTTGAACTGTTTTAA
- a CDS encoding acetyl-CoA carboxylase carboxyltransferase subunit alpha, with amino-acid sequence MTLDFEKPMKDLQNRINDLKSIISESNLDLSMEIDLLESRLGKLEDNIYSDLTPWQRVQMARHKERPTTLEYIPLLFTDFFELFGDRLYGDDKSIIGGIAKFEGIPVTIIGQQKGRNTKENIERNFGMPHPEGYRKALRLMKQAEKFNRPIITFIDTPGAYPGKESEERGISEAIARNLVEMSGLRVPVISIVLGEGASGGAIGLSLCNHLHMLENTWYSVISPEGAASILWKTAEKAPEAAKSLKLTAKDLEELKIIDKLIPEIKGGAHKDIHTQSQEIRKVIKSSLKELCLMSSDELIQHRFEKYRTIGEFQIL; translated from the coding sequence ATGACTTTAGATTTTGAAAAACCAATGAAAGACTTACAGAATAGAATAAATGATTTAAAGAGTATTATATCTGAAAGTAATTTGGACTTGTCGATGGAAATTGATTTACTAGAAAGTCGGTTGGGAAAACTTGAAGATAACATTTACAGCGACCTTACTCCATGGCAAAGGGTTCAAATGGCCAGGCACAAGGAACGTCCTACGACACTTGAGTATATCCCGCTTTTATTTACGGATTTCTTTGAATTATTTGGAGATAGGTTGTATGGTGATGATAAATCTATAATTGGTGGAATTGCAAAGTTTGAAGGGATCCCAGTAACCATTATAGGACAACAAAAAGGCAGAAATACTAAAGAGAACATAGAACGGAATTTTGGCATGCCGCACCCAGAAGGCTACAGAAAAGCGTTGCGGTTAATGAAACAAGCTGAAAAATTTAATCGTCCAATTATTACATTTATTGATACACCTGGTGCGTATCCAGGTAAAGAATCTGAGGAAAGAGGAATTTCCGAAGCTATAGCACGCAATCTAGTTGAAATGAGTGGGTTGAGGGTTCCTGTTATATCAATTGTTCTTGGTGAAGGGGCAAGTGGCGGAGCTATAGGATTAAGTTTATGCAACCATTTACATATGTTGGAGAATACATGGTACTCTGTAATTTCGCCAGAAGGAGCAGCTTCAATTCTTTGGAAAACTGCAGAAAAAGCTCCAGAAGCAGCTAAATCACTTAAGCTCACCGCGAAAGACTTAGAAGAACTTAAGATAATAGATAAATTGATTCCTGAAATAAAGGGTGGAGCACACAAAGATATACATACACAAAGTCAAGAAATAAGGAAAGTAATTAAAAGTTCTCTAAAAGAACTTTGTTTAATGTCTTCAGATGAATTGATACAACATAGATTTGAAAAGTATCGTACTATTGGAGAATTTCAAATCCTTTAG
- a CDS encoding DNA cytosine methyltransferase has protein sequence MKTILKKVYSTRKKAGKPGIFLQHLVCEAAGFKEGQPIYISVDEDKEEVIMQNHPNSVEDHCVHVSGRVSRSSAMRRPLLDTAGERYSFLSLEDKVEITVYRKGNQSKIIIRPLVYDISTTTTITSQKDKRLTLTSVCAGCGIGTAQFKATNYFVPVQEIEIESDSCEVIKHNFPNSYLFNGDLRDVQEVVESDVCLVTLPCSQHSELGNLEQNVMENLVLATAKIIKSANSSCLIFENVPGFYKSQSWYQLREILAPDYPFISEKQIESWDFGNISTRNRKYVVCFREEDLFEAFQWPVPPKLRRKSLKHFLDGKNGVYDWKPVGKWMESFNSRKAWIDRSLDKTFVTEDTKQISCVPARYRSHSASSSYVLSEDKTMWRFLTESELFRIMDIPEFFSFPDHTPITRRYEMIGLSVCGKVFKALANNIAASFVKRILNTGRKAARYISDSMEPVSINGSGQLELII, from the coding sequence ATGAAAACAATTCTTAAGAAGGTGTACAGTACAAGAAAAAAAGCCGGAAAGCCAGGGATTTTCTTGCAACACTTAGTATGTGAAGCTGCTGGCTTTAAAGAAGGCCAACCTATTTACATTTCCGTTGATGAGGATAAAGAAGAAGTGATAATGCAGAATCATCCTAATTCTGTTGAGGACCATTGTGTTCACGTATCCGGAAGGGTAAGTAGGTCAAGTGCAATGAGACGACCGTTACTTGATACGGCAGGGGAAAGATATTCTTTTTTATCATTAGAAGATAAGGTTGAGATTACAGTATATCGTAAAGGTAATCAAAGTAAAATTATCATTAGACCTCTGGTATACGACATTAGTACAACCACAACCATTACTTCACAAAAGGATAAGCGCCTTACGTTGACAAGTGTTTGTGCCGGCTGTGGTATAGGTACCGCTCAATTTAAAGCCACGAACTATTTCGTACCTGTACAGGAGATTGAAATTGAATCAGATAGCTGTGAAGTTATTAAACATAACTTTCCGAATAGCTATTTGTTCAATGGAGATCTACGCGATGTACAAGAGGTTGTAGAGTCAGATGTTTGCCTAGTAACACTTCCATGCTCGCAACATTCCGAGCTCGGAAATTTAGAACAAAATGTTATGGAAAACTTAGTCTTAGCAACCGCTAAGATCATCAAAAGTGCTAATTCTTCATGCTTAATATTCGAGAATGTACCTGGCTTCTATAAATCACAATCTTGGTATCAATTACGTGAAATATTAGCCCCTGATTATCCATTTATAAGCGAAAAGCAAATAGAATCCTGGGACTTCGGGAATATTTCTACTCGAAATCGTAAATACGTTGTTTGTTTTCGTGAAGAGGATCTCTTTGAGGCTTTCCAGTGGCCGGTGCCACCGAAGCTACGAAGGAAATCTTTGAAACACTTCCTGGATGGTAAAAACGGTGTATATGATTGGAAACCCGTAGGTAAATGGATGGAATCATTCAACAGTAGGAAAGCTTGGATAGACCGAAGTTTAGACAAAACATTTGTAACGGAGGATACCAAACAAATATCATGTGTGCCAGCTAGGTACAGATCACACTCAGCTTCCTCGTCCTATGTACTGAGTGAAGATAAAACAATGTGGCGATTCCTAACTGAAAGTGAGCTCTTTAGAATTATGGATATACCTGAGTTCTTTAGCTTTCCGGACCACACACCAATTACAAGAAGGTACGAGATGATTGGTCTATCTGTCTGTGGAAAGGTGTTTAAAGCATTGGCTAATAATATTGCTGCGTCCTTTGTGAAGAGGATACTTAATACAGGGAGAAAGGCAGCTAGGTATATTTCTGATTCTATGGAGCCTGTTTCAATTAACGGGAGTGGTCAGTTGGAGTTAATCATTTAG
- a CDS encoding LPD1 domain-containing protein — protein MLAQLSIFEEVSSNLPVPDVKDVRTENQIGKNVAYDVGEKILYSRKELHSLKESFQQCRSQERLRDLENTSSSVAAEMITKKELFSSFSLEDEKNRGVDAKVAKCKQLIIQRISAAPNNDMSSRAAFLKASTQLLDLLSECTTWDQFSSFVAAMNKQLYLEDRGVMEIKSFIHELQEKIEVLQHSEELDKESKLKYLFRRKEEAQIRYQDIEKARESYFRILGEKYASFFLKRSSRDSTLKIVSKIKSWDDLIKSKQKRITKGNGPVWQRNLPERPDRTGGRINSIERPEDLVSRLKFRGCQFGHYVDDRVGLEHLSRFSESVVDLSDLLEVDEEVISLGKLGIAFGARGRGKALGHFEPDNLVINFTKEKGSLGVAAHELAHFFDCMLFEKSHSGNHQGFGYLSDLSNNGAGVPTTLLLAMGELMTQIKEGEAIAYYQNENGLETRWTIGGELKSMYSECKGNILEVMKKKHQKLKNEKEYALSQIRYFEDEEKVTKRLNSQFTKRLKKFSQALAWYHEKETGERLDVIAYPSDKSEFMRTSIALDRGKEGKYWSSNRELFARCFEAWVEDQLIKKNRRSDYLVAGTNDSAAYPVGKERKEINIKMNSVVNELVECLFNKGRK, from the coding sequence ATGCTAGCACAATTATCAATTTTCGAAGAGGTATCATCAAATTTGCCAGTACCTGACGTTAAGGACGTGCGTACAGAAAATCAGATCGGTAAAAATGTAGCTTACGATGTAGGAGAAAAAATTCTTTACAGTCGTAAGGAATTGCACTCTTTGAAGGAATCGTTCCAACAATGTAGAAGCCAGGAGCGATTACGCGATTTGGAGAATACATCCTCAAGTGTAGCCGCGGAGATGATCACTAAAAAGGAACTATTCTCTTCATTCTCTCTTGAAGATGAGAAAAATCGTGGAGTCGACGCAAAAGTTGCAAAATGTAAGCAACTAATTATACAAAGAATCTCAGCGGCTCCAAATAATGATATGTCAAGCCGAGCAGCATTCCTAAAAGCGTCTACTCAGTTGTTAGATTTATTATCAGAATGTACGACATGGGATCAGTTTAGTTCGTTTGTGGCAGCCATGAACAAACAGCTTTATCTTGAGGACAGAGGGGTTATGGAGATAAAGAGTTTCATCCATGAGCTACAGGAGAAAATAGAGGTACTACAGCACTCTGAAGAACTAGACAAAGAAAGCAAGCTTAAATATTTGTTTAGACGAAAAGAGGAAGCACAGATAAGGTACCAAGATATTGAGAAAGCAAGAGAATCTTATTTTAGAATTCTTGGTGAAAAATACGCCAGCTTCTTTTTAAAGCGTAGTAGTAGAGATTCAACCCTCAAGATTGTCTCTAAGATAAAATCTTGGGATGATTTGATAAAGTCAAAACAAAAACGGATTACTAAGGGGAATGGCCCCGTATGGCAAAGGAACCTACCTGAGCGTCCAGATCGTACTGGAGGAAGGATCAACTCGATAGAAAGGCCAGAAGACCTCGTATCCAGATTGAAGTTCCGCGGTTGCCAGTTTGGGCATTATGTTGATGATCGGGTGGGATTAGAGCACTTATCCCGCTTTTCTGAATCAGTCGTTGACCTATCAGATTTGTTGGAAGTAGATGAAGAAGTTATATCTTTGGGTAAGTTAGGTATAGCTTTTGGTGCACGAGGTAGAGGCAAGGCTCTTGGTCACTTTGAACCTGATAACCTAGTCATCAATTTCACAAAAGAAAAAGGGTCTCTCGGTGTAGCTGCACATGAGCTAGCCCATTTCTTCGATTGTATGCTGTTCGAGAAATCCCATAGTGGAAACCATCAAGGTTTTGGGTATCTTTCTGACCTATCTAATAATGGAGCTGGTGTTCCTACAACATTACTTCTTGCAATGGGTGAATTAATGACCCAAATCAAAGAGGGTGAAGCCATAGCATATTACCAAAATGAAAACGGACTTGAAACTCGTTGGACAATTGGTGGCGAGTTGAAGTCGATGTACTCAGAGTGCAAAGGAAACATTCTGGAGGTAATGAAGAAAAAACATCAAAAGCTTAAAAATGAGAAAGAATATGCCCTTTCTCAAATTAGGTATTTCGAGGATGAAGAGAAGGTAACTAAAAGATTAAACAGTCAATTCACAAAGCGGTTGAAAAAATTTTCACAGGCTCTTGCTTGGTACCATGAGAAGGAAACCGGTGAGAGATTAGATGTGATCGCCTACCCATCAGATAAAAGCGAGTTTATGAGAACATCAATTGCTTTGGACCGAGGTAAAGAAGGAAAGTACTGGTCTAGCAACAGAGAGCTCTTTGCTAGGTGTTTTGAAGCCTGGGTTGAGGATCAACTTATAAAGAAGAATAGACGTTCAGACTACTTGGTTGCAGGTACCAATGATAGTGCAGCCTATCCAGTTGGTAAAGAACGTAAGGAAATAAATATTAAAATGAACTCTGTTGTAAATGAATTGGTAGAGTGCTTGTTTAATAAAGGGAGGAAATAA
- a CDS encoding DUF6094 domain-containing protein: MSHLGNKLRAGFFATPTRQGELLKKILSFPSSCSILDPTCGEGDILKQLSANQEVSIATYGVELDKGRADKAKEALNHCINAPIESMVISNDSFGLLYLNPPYDFAIKGDIDNSADRKEYLELVRNARYLQPGGVIVYVIPSYRFSDNKIARYLATHFEQAGILRFSDEDYDDFKQCIFIGHKRKEAYKKINEKLYSFLLKMQSESFISENVTPINMLVGKHEWLVPSSPLTIKTFYTKLSNKSDFTEAIRSSKGFKAFQERSKPKSLVIGGNPIMPIAQGNMALLLASGGVNGLIGEGDNLHVVQGLEIVSKIKNEDKMKHDNGTVTTKVTTRTKREASVKAISPSGIIKKFI; encoded by the coding sequence ATGAGTCATTTAGGTAATAAGTTAAGAGCGGGTTTCTTTGCTACACCAACCAGGCAGGGTGAACTTTTAAAAAAGATCCTATCGTTTCCTTCTAGTTGTAGCATATTAGATCCTACATGCGGAGAAGGAGATATACTCAAACAGCTTTCAGCGAATCAGGAAGTATCCATCGCTACTTATGGAGTTGAGTTAGATAAAGGAAGGGCGGATAAAGCAAAAGAGGCGTTGAATCATTGCATAAATGCCCCTATTGAGAGTATGGTGATCAGCAATGACTCATTTGGATTATTGTATCTGAATCCCCCTTATGATTTTGCAATCAAAGGAGACATCGATAATTCTGCAGATCGTAAAGAGTACTTAGAATTAGTTCGGAATGCTAGATATCTTCAGCCAGGGGGAGTGATAGTTTATGTTATCCCTTCTTACCGGTTCTCTGATAATAAAATAGCGAGATACTTAGCCACTCACTTTGAACAAGCCGGTATCCTCCGCTTTTCAGATGAAGATTATGATGATTTTAAGCAGTGTATATTTATTGGCCATAAAAGAAAAGAGGCTTATAAAAAAATAAATGAAAAGCTTTACAGTTTCTTATTGAAGATGCAAAGTGAGTCATTTATTTCAGAAAACGTTACTCCAATTAACATGTTAGTTGGTAAACATGAATGGTTAGTACCTTCTAGCCCTTTAACCATAAAGACTTTTTACACAAAGTTAAGTAACAAATCAGATTTCACAGAAGCGATCAGGAGTAGTAAAGGCTTTAAAGCTTTTCAGGAGCGCTCTAAACCTAAGTCGCTTGTGATTGGGGGTAATCCTATTATGCCAATAGCACAAGGCAATATGGCCCTTCTACTGGCTTCAGGTGGCGTCAATGGACTTATCGGTGAAGGAGATAATCTTCATGTCGTTCAAGGGCTTGAAATTGTCTCTAAAATTAAAAATGAAGACAAAATGAAGCATGATAATGGGACCGTAACGACTAAGGTCACAACCAGGACAAAACGGGAAGCATCAGTTAAAGCAATTAGCCCAAGTGGAATCATTAAAAAATTTATTTAA
- the ssb gene encoding single-stranded DNA-binding protein, whose product MNRVVLVGRLTKDPELKYTPSGVAVCSFTLAVNRNFTNQAGEKDADFINCIVWRRPAENAANFLKKGSLAGVDGRIQTRNFEGQDGRRVFMTEVVAESVQFLEPRTTQNAGSNNSQRGNNNSQGSQRTSYNNQNRQQNNNYTRVDEDPFANDGQPIDISDDDLPF is encoded by the coding sequence ATGAACCGAGTTGTATTAGTGGGGCGACTTACCAAGGATCCCGAACTGAAATATACGCCATCTGGAGTAGCAGTCTGTTCCTTTACTTTGGCAGTGAATAGAAATTTCACTAACCAAGCTGGAGAAAAAGACGCTGACTTTATTAATTGTATTGTTTGGAGACGTCCTGCTGAAAATGCTGCGAACTTTCTTAAGAAAGGAAGCCTGGCTGGTGTTGATGGAAGAATTCAAACACGCAATTTTGAAGGGCAAGATGGGCGCCGAGTGTTTATGACAGAGGTCGTAGCTGAGTCTGTGCAATTTCTAGAACCTCGAACAACTCAGAATGCAGGGTCCAATAATTCTCAAAGGGGAAATAACAATTCCCAAGGGTCCCAGAGAACTTCATATAACAATCAAAATAGGCAGCAGAACAATAATTATACTCGAGTAGATGAAGATCCTTTCGCAAATGATGGACAGCCGATCGACATTTCTGATGATGATTTACCGTTCTGA
- a CDS encoding DUF6018 family natural product bioysynthesis protein, which yields MQLAELLGGKKDVVEEQRIAMRVIPQRSKVKAELIFRDGSKRFYRCKALTKNEAVPEILGFVDCMQKATGDTVAWRFYDEKDTYHLGSNLTKSYSRKSFKSRWNSLMNYFFDLED from the coding sequence ATGCAATTAGCAGAACTATTAGGCGGTAAAAAGGATGTTGTAGAGGAACAACGTATAGCAATGAGAGTTATTCCGCAAAGGAGTAAGGTAAAAGCTGAATTAATCTTTAGAGACGGATCTAAGCGCTTCTACAGATGTAAAGCTCTTACCAAAAATGAAGCGGTGCCTGAAATTCTAGGTTTCGTGGATTGTATGCAGAAAGCAACTGGAGACACGGTTGCTTGGAGATTCTACGATGAGAAAGACACGTACCATCTAGGTAGCAATTTAACCAAATCTTATTCAAGGAAGTCGTTTAAATCAAGATGGAATTCATTAATGAATTATTTTTTTGACTTAGAAGACTAA
- a CDS encoding helix-turn-helix domain-containing protein, which yields MNMQPANFGKKIKDTRKSLGLTQKELCDRVCTQGYLSRLEKGEYAPTLPVYFGLCKKLGVDPESFYKSSEMMEQDDYVKEVIFEIRKAASKRDYHFILKNVNIELSNPAFQGNKERQFLLWHLGVGKYYLQKDFEGAINTLDEALTLSNRRSGIIYDYYLEVLLSKAIIYSDEKKYTDALMIYTEVERSINSHMEVDDSKFIVRFYYNYARLTNMLKDFTHTISLVNKGIELCLDNEFIYLLGDLHYLKGINFYDMDSYEDAHISFQNAFYSYSLINHEVLVERSLNALKETQEK from the coding sequence ATGAATATGCAACCAGCTAATTTTGGTAAGAAAATTAAAGATACACGTAAGTCCTTAGGTCTAACCCAAAAAGAGCTCTGTGATCGTGTCTGTACTCAGGGGTACCTCAGTAGGTTAGAAAAAGGAGAATATGCCCCTACATTGCCAGTTTATTTTGGATTATGTAAGAAGCTAGGTGTAGATCCTGAATCCTTCTATAAGTCTTCAGAAATGATGGAGCAGGATGACTATGTTAAAGAGGTTATTTTTGAGATTAGAAAGGCAGCATCTAAAAGGGATTACCACTTCATTTTAAAAAATGTAAATATTGAATTGTCTAATCCTGCGTTCCAAGGTAATAAGGAAAGACAATTTTTATTATGGCATTTAGGAGTAGGAAAATATTATTTACAAAAGGACTTTGAAGGTGCAATAAATACGCTAGATGAAGCTTTAACTCTTTCCAACAGGAGATCTGGAATCATTTATGACTATTATCTAGAAGTTCTACTTAGTAAAGCAATTATATATAGTGACGAAAAAAAATATACCGATGCTCTAATGATCTATACAGAGGTGGAACGCTCTATTAATAGTCACATGGAGGTTGATGACTCTAAATTTATAGTAAGGTTTTATTACAATTATGCCAGATTAACCAATATGCTTAAAGATTTTACCCATACAATCTCATTAGTGAATAAAGGTATAGAGTTATGTTTAGATAATGAATTCATCTATCTTCTTGGAGATCTCCATTATTTAAAGGGTATAAACTTCTATGACATGGATTCATACGAGGATGCCCACATTTCTTTCCAGAATGCCTTTTACAGCTATAGTTTAATAAATCATGAGGTTTTAGTCGAACGGTCTTTAAATGCCCTTAAAGAGACACAGGAGAAATAA